In the Cydia fagiglandana chromosome 14, ilCydFagi1.1, whole genome shotgun sequence genome, one interval contains:
- the LOC134670646 gene encoding leucine-rich repeat-containing protein 24-like — MGIRALWQGFWILMLINQAGSDWLNCAYIAQCHCKWSSGKKTASCVTAGLEKIPHLAADIQVLDLHGNPLKVLGQDAFASIELLNLQRLNLSSTNLRSVSPNAFRELRILVELDLSQNELLQLSPDTFRGNVRLRLLVLNDNPLSSLIAEQFPPLLHLKKLELSRCRLRSIHQFALVNLRALETVHVHQNLLTYVQENTFNLPVLKTLTLSENPWYCDCRLRRFHEWFLNSNLGNEEVICSGPENVSQVSWRSIKGEEMVCPPIAVSSPRVIRTESGADIRFGCFSRGDPEPIVAWYLQDTEVQNDTINHSEIVINRYQSNYFNEFSDDIINKSAQWVNVTITNVTSELSGEWKCSAKSSVGEATAYLTLVLPKARTATARVAPDYSTLFMVAGSMLSMVALGFVAACVCWNTKRQRMPPSRSFTDQEKKLLDTSLAVSCDRTSGGGSSYGFEMLDRSMSMESEDARCLEPVQITIEGPPGSFPPPPAEFALPAPYGNIFISVQVSGHNDEYPDLLGGGATLPRRSRTCFLKSAYDNMGPRITAAGSSTWSLPGANVDSKDTPAPLPLSTFSTEFTAL, encoded by the coding sequence ATGGGCATTCGGGCATTATGGCAGGGGTTCTGGATCCTCATGCTCATAAACCAGGCTGGAAGCGACTGGCTCAACTGCGCTTACATCGCGCAGTGCCACTGCAAATGGTCGTCCGGGAAGAAGACAGCCTCCTGCGTAACCGCCGGCCTAGAAAAAATACCTCATCTAGCAGCGGACATCCAAGTACTCGATCTACACGGAAACCCACTAAAAGTGCTCGGACAAGATGCATTTGCGAGCATAGAATTGTTAAACTTGCAACGATTGAATCTAAGCTCGACGAACCTACGCTCCGTGAGTCCAAACGCTTTCAGAGAGCTCCGTATTTTAGTCGAACTAGACCTGTCTCAAAACGAATTGTTGCAATTGTCACCTGACACGTTCCGGGGAAACGTCCGCTTGAGACTTCTGGTGCTTAACGACAACCCTTTGAGCTCACTAATTGCGGAGCAGTTTCCGCCGCTGCTACATTTGAAGAAACTAGAACTTTCCAGATGCCGCTTGCGTAGTATACACCAGTTTGCTTTGGTGAATTTGCGGGCGTTAGAAACTGTGCATGTGCATCAAAATTTACTAACTTATGTACAAGAAAACACATTCAACCTCCCCGTTTTGAAAACTTTGACGCTCTCAGAGAATCCTTGGTATTGTGATTGTAGATTAAGACGGTTTCATGAATGGTTTCTGAACAGTAATCTTGGGAACGAGGAAGTGATCTGTAGTGGTCCAGAGAATGTTTCTCAAGTGTCATGGCGTTCTATCAAAGGGGAAGAAATGGTTTGTCCGCCTATTGCTGTGTCGAGTCCAAGAGTTATTAGAACGGAGTCCGGTGCTGACATACGGTTTGGATGCTTCAGTCGTGGCGATCCCGAACCCATAGTAGCATGGTACCTGCAAGACACAGAAGTCCAAAACGACACGATAAATCATAGTGAGATTGTTATAAATAGATAtcaaagtaattattttaatgagttTAGTGACGATATCATAAACAAAAGTGCGCAATGGGTCAACGTGACCATAACTAATGTGACGAGTGAACTTTCTGGTGAGTGGAAATGTAGTGCAAAAAGTTCCGTAGGGGAAGCTACTGCCTATCTGACCCTAGTCTTACCTAAAGCTCGCACAGCAACTGCTCGCGTCGCCCCAGACTACTCAACACTCTTCATGGTGGCAGGATCCATGTTAAGCATGGTGGCATTAGGATTCGTAGCAGCTTGTGTCTGTTGGAACACCAAACGCCAAAGAATGCCGCCGAGTAGGAGTTTCACTGACCAAGAGAAGAAGCTTCTCGATACGTCCCTAGCCGTCAGCTGCGACCGAACAAGCGGTGGAGGCTCATCATACGGGTTCGAGATGTTAGATCGATCTATGTCGATGGAAAGCGAGGACGCGCGGTGTTTAGAGCCCGTTCAGATAACAATTGAAGGCCCTCCTGGTTCGTTTCCACCTCCGCCGGCCGAGTTCGCTCTGCCCGCTCCTTATGGGAACATCTTCATATCCGTGCAAGTCTCGGGTCATAACGATGAGTATCCTGACTTGCTGGGTGGCGGGGCCACGCTGCCTCGAAGAAGCCGCACATGCTTCTTGAAGTCGGCCTACGACAACATGGGACCGAGGATCACGGCTGCCGGCAGCTCCACATGGTCCCTCCCTGGTGCCAATGTAGATAGTAAGGATACCCCCGCGCCCTTACCCCTTTCGACCTTTTCCACTGAATTTACCGCTCTATAA